A single window of Colletotrichum higginsianum IMI 349063 chromosome 8, whole genome shotgun sequence DNA harbors:
- a CDS encoding Pua RNA binding domain-containing protein — translation MPLVVPGINNNSSSDKTEEWTNKLVGKKLHDEESNETTFCKRDLPEQTRVIEPGMMVTKDFIPDRLNVHVKEDGTVSHVQHG, via the exons atgcctCTCGTCGTCCCCGGTATCAACAACAACTCGTCGAGCGACAAGACCGAGGAGTGGACCAACAAGCTGGTTGGGAAGAAGCTGCACGATGAAGAGTCCAACGAGACG ACCTTCTGCAAGAGGGACCTGCCCGAGCAGACGCGCGTCATCGAGCCCGGCATGATGGTCACCAAGGACTTCATTCCGGACAGGCTGAACGTGCACGTCAAGGAGGACGGTACCGTGTCCCACGTCCAGCACGGCTGA
- a CDS encoding Calcium/calmodulin dependent protein kinase, producing the protein MGAQAGDMASRRCFPSAEIHCYVFIERGASKQPIPNAELALTSGVYLSSVGAEKFVLKNMIPGDFEYNQDLQNSVASCPNLRTAIDAVLDFELLVYPFLAGDLLQISQKPLAPATRKYILKSALRGLAGLHEKGIIHTDIKPNNILLDYDVAGDDITVRNVQVSDLEDAMVIPPGKNLRDCLRGNQLWRSPESWARARQNTPSDIYSFGVVIIYVMLNEMVFRVRDEELAAKDAWRHVLRRHISYFADMDGFGGLLSHIGEDNPFFNRLIDLTTDFDASKPRSPFALWHYVDEELRDLIGKMTNFDPARRITAHEALEHPWFSKGSSD; encoded by the exons ATGGGCGCTCAGGCCGGAGATATGGCATCGAGGAGATGCTTTCCGAGCGCCGAAATCCACTGCTATGTGTTTATCGAGCGAGGTGCGTCTAAGCAACCAATCCCCAACGCGGAACTTGCACTGACAAGTGGAGTCTATCTATCTAGTGTTGGAGCGGAGAAATTCGTCCTCAAAAACATGATACCGGGCGATTTTGAATACAATCAAGATCTGCAAAACTCTGTGGCTTCGTGCCCCAACCTGCGGACAGCGATTGACGCCGTTCTTGACTTCGAGCTCCTCGTCTACCCTTTTCTTGCCGGCGACCTTTTGCAGATCAGTCAGAAGCCTCTTGCACCGGCGACAAGAAAGTACATCCTCAAAAGCGCTCTTCGTGGACTGGCTGGGCTCCACGAAAAGGGCATCATCCATACTG ACATCAAACCCAACAACATCCTTCTCGACTACGATGTTGCAGGGGACGACATTACAGTCCGAAATGTCCAGGTCTCCGATCTGGAGGACGCCATGGTCATTCCGCCCGGTAAGAACCTAAGGGACTGCCTCCGTGGCAACCAGCTGTGGCGGAGCCCCGAGTCTTGGGCGCGAGCCCGGCAGAACACGCCGTCCGACATCTACTCCTTTGGCGTGGTGATCATCTACGTGATGCTCAACGAGATGGTTTTCCGCGTAAGGGACGAAGAGCTGGCTGCCAAGGACGCCTGGCGGCACGTGCTCCGGAGGCACATCTCGTATTTCGCAGACATGGATGGCTTCGGGGGCCTGCTTTCGCACATTGGCGAGGATAATCCATTTTTCAACCGGCTTATTGATCTCAcgaccgactttgacgcAAGCAAGCCGAGGTCGCCGTTTGCACTGTGGCATTATGTGGACGAAGAGCTCAGGGACTTGATTGGCAAAATGACGAATTTCGatccggcgaggaggattACTGCGCACGAGGCGCTCGAGCACCCTTGGTTCAGCAAGGGTAGTAGTGATTGA
- a CDS encoding Translation machinery-associated protein 20, producing the protein MFKKDITSAPKQKLKSSVQRSLRNSLLASYPLLNPHIDEVMPKKASLEQMKLPDRCSLYVCEQQPLFFQQDSATLLPHLKLVHRFPQAFPTIRIDRGAIRFVLSGATLMAPGLTSAGGRLPEPRDGDEGVDDEGHWSRELEKGEPVVIMAEGKTEACAVGLLVAGTKEVKDKGKGPVVEEAHFLGDGLWRLGSD; encoded by the exons ATGTTTAAGAAGGA CAtcacctcggcgccgaagcaGAAGCTCAAGTCCTCGGTCCAGCGCTCCCTCCGCAACTCGCTGCTGGCCTCCTACCCGCTCCTGAACCCCCACATCGACGAGGTCATGCCCAAGAAGGCCTCGCTCGAGCAGATGAAGCTGCCCGACCGCTGCTCCCTCTACGTCTGCGAGCAGCagcccctcttcttccagcaGGACAGCGCCACCCTCCTGCCCCACCTCAAGCTCGTCCACCGCTTCCCCCAGGCCTTCCCCACCATCCGCATCGACCGCGGCGCCATCCGCTTCGTCCTGTCCGGCGCCACCCTCATGGCCCCGGGCCTGAcgagcgccggcggcaggcTGCCCGAGCCCCGGGACggagacgagggcgtcgacgacgaagggCACTGGAGCCGCGAGCTGGAGAAGGGCGAGcccgtcgtcatcatggccgaggGCAAGACCGAGGCCTGCGCCGTCGGACTGCTGGTCGCCGGCACCAAGGAGGTCAaggacaagggcaagggccccgtcgtcgaggaggcgcaCTTCCTGGGCGACGGCCTCTGGAGGCTCGGCTCGGATTAG
- a CDS encoding Ring finger domain protein, with product MASLASLRGLRPTLTSLASTSPSTASRALSTSAPLAARKVTSSSGGGTPEYAGRVANLRQHLFAQAPPPLRMARNRHLRHWTIHRAWLLLQRQQREARERELSRMQQSMYAANEELRRSAGPGTRDEGWLYRVSQEKKGVYGPGAVPIEYARQQTETPARQAWNHEWKR from the coding sequence ATGGCCTCCCTCGCATCCCTCCGCGGCCTGCGCCCGACCCTCACATCCCTCGCCTCGACATCACCGAGCACAGCCTCCCGTGCcctctcgacctcggctcccctcgccgcccgcaaagtaacctcgtcctcgggcggTGGCACCCCGGAGTACGCCGGCCGTGTCGCCAACCTCCGCCAGCACCTCTTTGCCCAGGCCCCGCCCCCTTTGCGTATGGCCCGTAACCGTCACCTGCGCCACTGGACCATCCACCGCGCCtggctcctcctccagcgccAGCAGCGCGAGGCCCGCGAGCGGGAGCTTAGTCGCATGCAGCAGAGCATGTACGCCGCCAACGAGGAGCTCCGCCGCTCCGCCGGTCCGGGCACTAGGGACGAGGGCTGGCTGTACCGCGTCTcccaggagaagaagggcgtcTACGGCCCCGGCGCCGTGCCCATCGAGTACGCCCGCCAGCAGACCGAGACTCCCGCCCGCCAGGCATGGAACCACGAGTGGAAGCGGTAG